The Mycolicibacterium smegmatis genome has a window encoding:
- the ripC gene encoding peptidoglycan hydrolase RipC: MRHARAHRPTSRFKRPIAGAIASLALGAGLLAGSVQADPADDALAKLNELSRQAEQTTEAMHSAQLDLDNKLAAQQAAEKKHSEDAAAAEQARAQLATFQASVNRVAAAQYMGGRTSGVDAILTADSPQQLIDQLAVQRVMATEMATQMQNFRSVGEKAAAAEQASAKSAAEAKTAAEQAAAVRAELQSKQSQLQVQIAIVKSQYEALTPQQREALATAPPPPAAPPAPGPDALPPANDPGVIAAPPEGIPPGDIAPPDAAIPGGPSPVSNTVIQAALSRIGSPYSWGGSGPNAFDCSGLVMWSFQQAGISLPHSSQALARGGQPVSMDNIQPGDLVTYYSDASHVGIYIGDGMMVHASTYGSPVRVAPVNNAPIYNVRRY, from the coding sequence TTGAGGCACGCTCGCGCGCATCGGCCCACAAGTCGTTTCAAGCGACCCATAGCAGGTGCGATAGCGAGTCTGGCGTTAGGCGCTGGTCTTCTCGCGGGAAGTGTGCAGGCCGACCCCGCCGACGACGCGCTGGCAAAGCTCAACGAGCTGTCCCGGCAGGCTGAGCAGACCACCGAGGCCATGCACTCGGCGCAGCTCGACCTGGACAACAAGCTGGCAGCGCAGCAGGCGGCCGAGAAGAAGCACTCCGAAGACGCGGCAGCCGCCGAGCAGGCGCGCGCGCAGCTGGCAACGTTCCAGGCTTCGGTGAACCGTGTTGCTGCAGCGCAGTACATGGGTGGTCGCACCTCCGGCGTCGACGCGATCCTCACGGCCGACTCCCCGCAGCAGCTGATCGACCAGCTCGCGGTGCAGCGGGTGATGGCCACCGAGATGGCCACGCAGATGCAGAACTTCCGCTCGGTGGGCGAAAAGGCCGCCGCAGCAGAGCAGGCATCGGCAAAATCGGCCGCCGAAGCCAAGACCGCGGCCGAGCAGGCTGCCGCAGTGCGCGCCGAACTGCAATCCAAGCAAAGTCAGCTGCAGGTGCAGATCGCCATCGTCAAGTCGCAGTACGAGGCGCTCACACCACAGCAGCGCGAGGCGCTCGCGACCGCGCCGCCGCCTCCCGCCGCGCCGCCGGCGCCCGGCCCGGATGCGTTGCCACCGGCCAACGATCCCGGCGTGATCGCAGCTCCGCCCGAGGGCATCCCGCCGGGCGACATCGCTCCGCCGGACGCGGCGATCCCGGGCGGACCGAGCCCGGTGTCCAACACGGTGATCCAGGCGGCGCTCAGCCGCATCGGCTCGCCGTACTCGTGGGGTGGCTCCGGCCCCAACGCCTTCGACTGCTCGGGTCTGGTGATGTGGTCGTTCCAGCAAGCGGGCATCTCGCTGCCGCACTCCAGCCAGGCGCTGGCACGCGGAGGCCAGCCCGTCTCGATGGACAACATCCAGCCGGGCGACCTGGTGACCTATTACTCGGACGCATCGCACGTCGGTATCTACATCGGAGACGGAATGATGGTGCACGCGTCGACCTACGGCTCCCCGGTTCGGGTCGCCCCGGTCAACAATGCGCCCATCTACAACGTCCGCCGTTACTGA
- the trpD gene encoding anthranilate phosphoribosyltransferase: MTSGSSQPFPSASGPDDGPSWPRILGRLTTGQNLPNGHAAWAMDQIMTGAATPAQISGFAVSMKMKRPTASEVRELADIMLTHARRVPTDEIGTDTVDIVGTGGDGANTVNLSTMASIVVAACGVPVVKHGNRAASSLSGGADTLEALGVRIDLGPDDVARSVREVGIGFAFAPQFHPSYKHASIVRREIGVPTVFNLLGPLTNPAGPRAGLIGCAWADLAEVMAGVFAARGSSVLVVHGDDGLDELTTTTTSTIWRVQGGTMERLTFDPAAFGFKRAEISELVGGDASENAAEARAVLGGAKGPVRDAVVLNAAGAMVAHAGLASDAQWLPAWEAGLARAVEAIDSGAAEQLLARWVRFGQQL; this comes from the coding sequence GTGACATCCGGATCCTCGCAGCCGTTCCCTTCCGCTTCCGGCCCCGACGACGGACCGTCGTGGCCGCGCATCCTGGGTCGGCTGACCACCGGCCAGAACCTGCCCAACGGCCACGCCGCGTGGGCGATGGACCAGATCATGACGGGCGCAGCGACGCCCGCGCAGATCTCCGGTTTCGCGGTGTCGATGAAGATGAAGCGGCCCACCGCCTCCGAGGTTCGTGAGCTCGCCGACATCATGCTCACGCACGCGCGCCGCGTGCCGACCGACGAGATCGGCACCGACACAGTCGACATCGTGGGCACGGGCGGTGACGGGGCCAACACGGTGAACCTGTCGACGATGGCCTCGATCGTGGTGGCCGCGTGCGGTGTTCCGGTGGTCAAGCACGGCAACCGGGCCGCGTCGTCGCTGTCAGGTGGCGCCGACACGCTCGAGGCGCTCGGCGTGCGCATCGACCTCGGTCCCGACGACGTCGCGCGCAGCGTGCGCGAGGTGGGCATCGGGTTCGCGTTCGCGCCGCAGTTCCACCCGTCGTACAAGCACGCGTCGATCGTGCGCCGCGAGATCGGCGTGCCGACGGTGTTCAACCTGCTCGGTCCGCTGACCAACCCGGCGGGCCCGCGTGCGGGCCTGATCGGTTGCGCGTGGGCGGATCTGGCCGAGGTGATGGCCGGTGTGTTCGCCGCGCGCGGTTCCAGCGTGCTGGTGGTGCACGGCGACGACGGTCTGGACGAACTGACGACCACGACGACCAGCACGATCTGGCGCGTCCAGGGCGGCACCATGGAGCGGCTGACGTTCGATCCGGCGGCGTTCGGCTTCAAGCGCGCCGAGATCAGCGAGCTGGTGGGTGGCGACGCGTCGGAGAACGCGGCCGAGGCCCGTGCCGTGCTCGGCGGCGCCAAGGGGCCGGTGCGCGACGCGGTGGTCCTCAACGCGGCCGGGGCGATGGTGGCCCACGCGGGTCTAGCCAGCGACGCTCAGTGGCTTCCGGCGTGGGAGGCCGGTCTCGCGCGTGCCGTCGAGGCCATCGACTCCGGTGCGGCCGAACAACTGCTCGCGCGTTGGGTGCGGTTCGGTCAGCAACTCTGA
- a CDS encoding IS110 family transposase, producing MTPSQIVVIGADTHLDTIHLAALSETGKPLGDAEFPTRPSGYYVAVKWAQSFGTVTLAGVEGTNSYGAGLTRALQDGGIDVVEVNRPDRAARRRRGKSDPLDAYAAARTALSGHGLAAPKDERTLALSALLTARRGAVKAHTAATNQIQSLLVTAPSELRECYRRYTTRGLVKELARCRPTAHTDPTAVAVLTALKALAYRAQFLHHQEHELTEQIHTLTQQMNPGLRAAHGVGPDTAAALLITAGMNPHRLRSEAAFAALCGAAPVPASSGKTTRHRLSRGGDRTANNALYRIALVRMSNDPRTRDYVARQTANGRSKIEIIRLLKRAVAREVFRLLSQPCAIDDYSDLRPARQAKNITLTTVANHLDVWPNDISRLERGLKRDDTLAANYREYLSAA from the coding sequence GTGACACCGTCACAGATCGTCGTCATCGGCGCCGATACTCACCTCGACACCATCCACCTTGCCGCTTTGTCTGAGACGGGCAAACCTCTCGGCGATGCTGAGTTTCCCACCCGCCCATCGGGTTACTACGTTGCGGTCAAATGGGCGCAGAGCTTCGGCACGGTCACCCTTGCTGGGGTGGAAGGCACCAATTCCTATGGGGCCGGCCTGACCCGGGCGCTGCAAGACGGCGGCATCGACGTCGTCGAGGTCAACCGGCCCGACCGCGCTGCGCGCCGACGCCGCGGCAAGTCCGACCCACTGGATGCCTACGCCGCAGCCCGCACGGCGTTGTCCGGGCACGGACTGGCTGCCCCTAAAGACGAACGCACCCTAGCCCTCAGTGCGCTGCTGACCGCCCGCCGAGGCGCTGTTAAGGCCCACACCGCTGCCACCAATCAGATTCAATCGCTGTTGGTAACTGCACCATCTGAACTGCGGGAATGCTACCGCCGCTACACCACCAGAGGCCTGGTCAAAGAACTGGCTCGCTGTCGTCCCACCGCTCACACCGACCCCACCGCCGTCGCCGTGCTCACCGCGTTGAAGGCCCTCGCCTACCGTGCGCAGTTCCTCCATCACCAAGAACACGAACTTACCGAGCAGATCCACACCCTGACCCAGCAGATGAACCCCGGACTGCGCGCCGCGCACGGTGTCGGACCCGACACCGCCGCCGCATTGCTGATCACCGCCGGCATGAACCCGCACCGACTGCGCAGCGAAGCCGCCTTCGCCGCCCTATGCGGCGCAGCGCCTGTGCCCGCCTCTTCGGGTAAGACCACCCGCCACCGACTCTCCCGCGGTGGCGACCGCACAGCAAACAACGCGCTCTACCGAATCGCGTTGGTTCGAATGTCCAACGATCCCCGCACCCGTGACTACGTAGCCCGTCAAACGGCCAACGGTCGCAGCAAGATCGAGATCATCCGACTGCTCAAACGCGCCGTTGCCCGTGAAGTCTTCCGCCTGCTCAGCCAACCCTGCGCCATCGACGACTACAGCGACCTTCGACCCGCCCGGCAAGCGAAGAACATCACCTTGACCACCGTCGCCAACCACCTCGACGTCTGGCCCAACGACATCTCCCGCCTCGAACGCGGACTCAAACGCGACGACACCCTCGCCGCCAACTACCGCGAGTACCTCAGCGCCGCTTGA